A window of Vescimonas fastidiosa contains these coding sequences:
- a CDS encoding DUF1846 domain-containing protein, which translates to MKIGFDNDKYLALQAAHIKERRSQFGDKLYLEFGGKLFDDYHASRVLPGFRPDSKIRMLATLKDEVEIVIAICAGDIEKSKMRGDLGISYDDDVLRLTDVFRGLGFYVGSVVITQYAGQPAADAFIKRLTDLGVKSYKHYPIAGYPSDVAHIVSDEGLGKNDYIETTRSIVVVTAPGPGSGKMATCLSQLYHENKRGVRAGYAKYETFPIWNLPLKHPVNLAYEAATADLNDVNMIDPFHLEAYGKTTVNYNRDVEIFPVLNAMFEKIQGNSPYKSPTDMGVNMAGFAIVDDAACQEASRMEILRRYYAGLVDRVRGKCDECVVRKLEIVMQQAGVTPDICPAVRASLDKAQATGAPAGAMVLPDGRVVTGKTSSLLGPSAAMLLNAVKLLAGIDKDLDLLPASIIAPISDMKLRHLGHHNPRLHSDEVLIALSISAVTNPLAERVLKKLDDLRGSDAHFSVILSEEDAKLYKRLGIQVSCEPKYEVKKLYHK; encoded by the coding sequence ATGAAGATCGGATTTGACAACGACAAATACTTGGCCCTGCAGGCCGCGCATATCAAGGAGCGCCGCAGCCAGTTCGGCGACAAGCTGTATCTGGAGTTCGGCGGCAAGCTCTTTGACGACTACCATGCCTCCCGGGTGCTGCCCGGCTTCCGGCCCGACAGCAAGATTCGTATGCTGGCCACTCTGAAGGACGAGGTGGAGATCGTCATCGCCATCTGCGCCGGAGACATTGAAAAGAGCAAGATGCGCGGCGATTTGGGCATCAGCTACGATGACGATGTGCTGCGCCTGACGGATGTGTTCCGGGGTCTGGGCTTTTATGTGGGCTCCGTGGTCATCACCCAGTATGCCGGGCAGCCCGCCGCCGACGCCTTCATCAAGCGCCTCACTGACCTGGGCGTGAAGAGCTACAAGCACTACCCCATCGCCGGCTACCCCTCGGATGTGGCCCACATTGTCTCCGATGAGGGCCTGGGGAAAAACGACTATATCGAGACCACCCGCTCCATTGTGGTGGTCACGGCTCCCGGCCCCGGCAGCGGCAAAATGGCCACCTGCCTGAGCCAGCTCTACCACGAAAATAAGCGGGGCGTCCGGGCGGGCTACGCCAAGTACGAGACCTTCCCCATCTGGAACCTGCCCCTGAAGCATCCGGTGAACCTGGCCTACGAGGCGGCCACCGCCGACCTCAACGATGTAAACATGATCGACCCCTTCCACCTGGAGGCCTACGGCAAGACCACCGTGAACTATAACCGGGATGTGGAGATTTTCCCGGTGCTCAACGCTATGTTTGAGAAGATCCAGGGCAACTCCCCCTATAAATCCCCCACGGACATGGGCGTGAATATGGCGGGCTTTGCCATTGTGGACGATGCCGCCTGCCAGGAGGCCAGCCGCATGGAGATCCTTCGCCGCTACTATGCGGGCCTGGTGGACCGGGTCAGAGGCAAGTGCGACGAGTGCGTGGTGCGCAAGCTGGAGATCGTTATGCAGCAGGCCGGCGTCACCCCGGACATCTGCCCGGCGGTCCGGGCCTCTTTGGATAAGGCCCAGGCCACCGGCGCCCCCGCCGGCGCCATGGTGCTGCCCGATGGCCGTGTCGTCACCGGCAAGACCAGCTCCCTTCTGGGCCCCTCTGCGGCCATGCTTCTTAACGCCGTGAAGCTCCTGGCGGGCATTGACAAGGACCTGGACCTGCTCCCGGCCTCCATCATCGCCCCCATCAGCGACATGAAGCTCCGTCACCTGGGCCACCACAATCCCCGCCTGCACTCCGACGAGGTGCTCATCGCCCTGTCCATCTCCGCCGTCACCAACCCCCTGGCGGAGCGGGTGCTGAAAAAGCTGGATGATCTGCGGGGCAGCGATGCCCACTTCTCCGTCATTCTCTCCGAGGAGGATGCCAAGCTCTATAAACGCCTGGGCATCCAGGTAAGCTGCGAGCCGAAATATGAGGTAAAAAAGCTCTATCACAAGTAA